In Mycobacterium sp. Aquia_213, the sequence TCACCGACGGTACGCAGACCGGCGAGGTCCTCGTCCGGGATCTTCACGCCGTACTTGTCCTCGGTCTGGACGGCAATTTCCACCATCGACAGCGAGTCGATGTCCAGGTCGTCGACGAAGGACTTCTCCGGGGTGACCTCGGAAGGCTCGATACCGGTGACCTCTTCGATGATCTCGGCGATACCGGCGATGATTTCTTCCTGGCTAACAGACACAGCCTTGATTCCCTTCGTAATGTGTTGAGTGCAAATCGGATTGATGTGCGCTTATGCGGTTGTACTGGCCTTACAAACTGGCCGAGCTGGCGTCAAATGTCGGCCAGCGCGTCCAGGTCTGCGGGCGTCTTGACGGCACGTACCGTCACCCCCCGAAGTTCTCGTTTGGCGATGCCGGCGAGGGTGCCCGCGGGCGGGAACTCCACAATCGCCTTGACATCGTGGGAAGCCAGCGTTGCGGTGCACAGGTCCCACCGCACCGGCTGGATCAGCTGAGCGACCAGCGCTTCCATCGCCGCCGCCGCCGTAGTGACCGGCTTTCCGTCGCGGTTGGACAGCAGCGTCGCAGTGGGCTCGGCGGTCGCGATGGCGGCAGCCGCGGCGGCATAGCCGTCCATCGCGGACGCCATGTACTTGGTGTGGAACGCACCGGCCACGCCGAGAGCGCGCACCCGGGCCTTGGCCGGCGGGTCTTCGGCGAGCTTTTCCAGCGCGGTCAGCGGGCCGGCGGCGACGATCTGCCCGGCCGCATTGCGGTTGGCAGGGAACAGGTCGAGCTGCTCGAGGCGGGCCAGGACTTCGGTCTCGTCCCCGCCCAGCACCGCGGACATGCCGGTCGGCTCGGCGGCACACGCCTTGGCCATCTCGGCGCCACGGGTGGCGGCCAGGGCGACGGCGTCATCGGCGCCCATCACACCGGCGATCGCGTACGCGGCGATCTCGCCGACCGAGTGGCCGGCCACGATGAAGTCTTCGCCGCCGAGCACGCCGCGCTTGGTCAGCTCCTGGTGTGCGAGCAGAGTGGCCGCGACGACCAGTGGCTGAGTGACCGCCGTGTCGGTGATCTCTTCGTTCGATGCGGTGGTGCCCAGTCGGACCAGATCGAGGCCGCTGGCCTTCGACCACAGAGTCAGCTGCTCGCTCGCCCCTGGCAATTCCAGCCACGGCGAGAGCATCCCCTCGGTCTGCGAACCCTGTCCGGGCGCAAGTAACGCAATCACGTGTCTAAGAGAACACTGTGGAAACGGTTTTGGCGGGTGTAACAGATTATGAACCTCGTCTTAGGTTTTTGTAGGTAATCCACAAAACCGCTCGACAAGCTACGTATTTGATACCTCGCCGCGATCTGTTGGCTGGATCACTATCGCACGGATGACGCCGCGGAACCCCCTCTGACCGGCAATGGAACCGCAGTTATCGCGCTGTTACCAACACTGGAGGGGTTGGTGGGGTAGTTGAGTTGGCCGACCGTCGCGGCCACTCGCAACACGTATGCGTCGCGTGGTTGGGTCGGATCGCGCCCGGTGAAGTCGGTGATGCGCTTGAGTCGATATCGCACGGTGTTTGGATGAACGAACAACTTGCGGGCGCAGGCCTCAATTGCGCCGCCGCAATCTAAGTAAGCATCAAGAGTTTCGATCAGCGTGGGCCCGGCGTCGGCCAGAGGTCCCATCACGTCGGTGTGCAACGCGACAATGGCTGAGGCGTCTCCCATTAGGGCACGCTCCGGCAGGAGCTCTCGGGCGTGTACAGGCCGCGGCGCGCCGGCCCAGCCGGCGGCGGCGTTCATCCCGGAGATGGCCTCGCTGGCGCTGTGATAGGCCGCGGTCAGCATCGGGGCGGTGGGCCCGATGACCACGGGGCCCGCAGAGAATGCGCTCAACAGATCGCCCAGAAACTTGTCGGTCGGCGACAAGTGCCCCGACACGATGGCCACCAGCCAGGTGCCGTGCACGTCGGTGAGGGCCGCCCGTCCGTGATGAGCGGCGGTGTCGCGGACGATTTGGCTGGCCCGCTCGCTGGCAATCTCGCCGTTGGTGTTGTCGCGGCTGGAGACCGGGGTGCCGACCACGACCGTCGCCGGCGCGGTGGTGTCCCAGTTCAGCGCCGCCGCGCGGGACAGCAGCTCGGGGCCGGTGTCGCCGCGCACCACCGCGTCGACGACGCTGGCCTCCATCCGGCTGTCCCAGCTGCCCCGGGCCTCGGCCGCGTCCGCGTAGGCCGACGCGAAGCTGAACGCCAGGTCCCGGCTGTATTTCAAGATGCCCACGGTCAGCGCGGTCAGCTGCTCCTCGGAGCGGGCCAGCAGCGGCACGACTTCTTCGAAGAACTCCATGGTCACCCGCACCATGTCCACGCTGTGGCGCAACGCGATCCGGCGGGTGAGCTCCTGGGGCACCAGCTCGAAGGCCTGCGCGGTGTAGCTGACGTTGCTATGTGGGTCCTGCATCCACTCGACGAAGTTCACCACGGCCGTCTGCACCACCAGCGCCACGCTGGCCCGCTGGGACGCTTCCAGTTCGGCGAAGAACGGCAATCGCTCGCCCATGGCCGTGACCGCCTCGGTCGCCAGCCGGCCGGAATACTGCTTCAGCCGCCGCAGGACCGATTCGGGGACCGTGTCCAAGGTCTCGAGTGGCGACCTCGGATGCTTGGCGAACGGGCCGGCGAAGGGGTTGTCATTCACCCCTAAAATCTACGCCCGGTTTCTGGAACTTTCCGCCAAAGCAGGCCCCGCGTCTTAGTGGTGTCTCAAGACGACGATTGTCGAGAGTGAAGTTAGTTTCACGTTCGGACACGAGCGTGAAGTTAGTTTCACGCTCGGGATTGGTCAGGCCGCTAGGACACGCCGGGGTCGGACGTCTGCTTGGGAGCGGCCTGCACGTCGTCGATCTTGTACTGACGGGCCGCCGCGACCGGCACCGACGGATCGATCTCGCCGTCGCGGGCCAGCGCCTCGAGCACCGCCACCACCTGCGACTCGGCGTCGGTGTTGAAGTACCGCCGGGCCGCCGGGCGGGTGTCGGAGAAGCCGAACCCGTCGGTGCCCAGCGTGACGTAGGTGCCGGGCACCCACGGCCGGATCTGCTCGGGCACCCCGCGCATCCAGTCCGATACGGCGATCACCGGCCCGGTGGTCCCTTCCAGCGTCTTCGTGATGTACGGGACGCCGGCCTGCTTGTCGGGATGCCGCAGCTGAGCCTGCTGGATCGCCAGCCCGTCGCGGTTCAGCTCACCCCAGCTGGTCACCGACCACACGTCGGCGGCGACGTCCCACTCGGCGGCCAGCATTTCGGCGGCCTTCACCGCCGACGGCATCGCGACGCCGGAGGCCAGGATCTGCGCGGTGTTGGTGCGTCGCTCGCTGGCCGCTTGGTAGCGGTAGATCCCGCGCAGCACGCCCTCGGGATCCAGGTTGTGCGGCTCCGGCGGTTGGACATACGGCTCGTTGTAGATGGTGATGTAGAAGTAGATGTTCTCCGGGTTGGGGCCGAACATCCGGGCCAGCCCGCTCTCGACGATGTAGGCGATTTCGTAGGCGAACGCGGGGTCGTAGGAGACCACCGCCGGGTTGGTGGCGGCCAACAGCAGCGAGTGACCGTCGGCGTGCTGCAAGCCCTCACCGGTCAGGGTGGTGCGCCCCGCGGTGGCCCCCAGCACGAACCCGCGCGCCATCTGGTCGGCCGCGGCCCAGAGGCCGTCGCCGGTGCGCTGGAACCCGAACATCGAATAGAAGATGTAGAGCGGGATCATCGGCTCGTTGTGCGTCGCGTACGACGTGCCGGCCGCGGTGAACGACGCCGTCGAGCCGGCCTCGTTGATGCCCTCGTGCAGGATCTGGCCGATTTCACTTTCCTTGTACGCCAACATCAACTCGGCGTCCACGGCCGTGTAGAGCTGGCCGAGGCGGTTGTAGATCTTCAGCGACGGGAACCACGAGTCCATGCCGAACGTGCGGGCCTCGTCGGGAATGATCGGCACGATCCGCGGGCCAATCTCCTTGTCCCGCATCACTTCTTTGAATGTGCGCACCAGCGCCATCGTGGTGGCGACCTCTTGGTGCCCCGAGCCCTTCTTCAGCGGGGCGTAGATGTCGCGGCTCGGAAGCTTGAGCACCTTGGCCTTCGTCAGGCGCTCGGGCAGGAAGCCGCCCAGCTGGCGACGCCGGTCCAGCATGTAGCGGATCTCGGGGGCGTCGGGTCCGGGGTGGTAGTAGGGCGGGAGGTAGGGGTCTTCCTCCAGCTGAGCGTCGCTGATCGGAATCCGGATGGCGTCGCGGAAATACTTAAGGTCTTCTATCGCAAGCTTTTTCATCTGATGCGTGGCATTGCGGCCCTGGAAGTGCGCGCCCAGCGAGTAGCCCTTGATCGTCTTGGCCAGGATCACCGTCGGCTGTCCCTTGTGGTCGACGGCGGCCCGGTAGGCGGCGTAGACCTTGCGGTAGTCGTGCCCACCGCGCTTGAGGTTCCAGATCTCCGAATCGGTCATCGCCTCGACGAGCGCCTTGGTGCGCGGATCGCGGCCGAAGAAGTGGTCGCGGACGTACGCGCCGTCGTTGGCCTTGTAGGTTTGGTAGTCGCCGTCGGGCGTGGTGTTCATCAGATTCACCAGCGCGCCGTCGCGGTCGGCGTGCAGCAGGGCGTCCCACTCGCGGCCCCAGACCACCTTGATGACGTTCCAGCCGGCGCCGCGGAAGAACGACTCGAGCTCCTGGATGATCTTGCCGTTGCCGCGCACCGGGCCGTCGAGGCGTTGCAGGTTGCAGTTGATGACGAACGTCAGATTGTCCAGCGCCTCGTTGGCGGCGACCTGGATCAGGCCGCGGCTTTCCGGTTCGTCCATCTCACCGTCGCCGAGGAACGCCCACACGTGCTGATCCGAGGTGTCCTTGATGCCGCGGTCGTGCAGGTAGTGGTTGAAGCGGGCCTGGTAGATGGCGTTCATCGGGCCCAGGCCCATCGACACCGTCGGGAACTCCCAGAAGTCGGGCATCAGCCGCGGGTGCGGGTAGGACGGCAGCCCGCCGCCCGGGTGGCTGTGCTCCTGCCGGAAGCCGTCGAGCCGGTCGGCGGTCAGCCGGCCTTCCAGGAACGCGCGCGCGTAAATCCCCGGGGACGCGTGGCCTTGGATGAAGATCTGATCCCCGCCGCCGGGATGCGTCTTGCCGCGGAAGAAGTGGTTGAAGCCGACCTCGTACAGCGCCGCCGACGAGGCGTACGTCGAAATGTGGCCCCCCACGCCGATTCCCGGACGCTGGGCGCGGTGCACCATGATCGCGGCGTTCCACCGGATCCAGGCCCGGAAGCGACGTTCGACGTCCTCATCGCCGGGGAACCACGGCTCCAGCTCGGTCGGGATGGTGTTGACGTAGTCGGTCGACGTGAGCGCCGGGATGGCCACCCGCTGTTCACCCGCTCGTTCCAGCAACCGCAACATCAGGTAGCGCGCCCGCGCCGGGCCCGAGCGCTCCAGCAGCGCGTCGAACGACTCCAGCCACTCCGACGTTTCCTCGGGATCGATGTCGGGCAGATATGACGCGACGCCGTCTCGGATCACCCGGACGCGATCGGGTTCGCTTCCGTTGCTTGGGGTTTTGGCCAAATCGTGGCGCGCGAACTCGGTCGTCAACTTCCGCTCCTGCTGTTGGAGGTTTCCTGCATGCGTGTTCGTCTCCCTATCGTGCCGTAAAGGCGCCTCGGGCGGGTAGCCGCAATCGGATCGCTGGCGAACTTCACCCGCCGACACGAAACCTCGGTGCGTTGAGGGCGCGGGCAATCGCCACCCGGTAACGTCAGAAACCGTGCTCACCGGATGGAAAGTCGTCCCTCGCACGCACGGGGGAGAGTTCCCCAAGCGTGGCGTGCTGGCGCTCGGCTGCATCGCCACCGCGCTGATGGGCATCGTGGGGTGTACCACCGTGACCAACGGCACGGCTGGGCCCGATACAAAGGTGGCTCCGGCCTATCGGCAGTCGGTCTCGTCGTCGGTGTCGGCCTCGATCGCGACGTCGAGCGTCCGCGAGTCCCAGCGGCAACAATCGCTGACCACCAAGGCGGTGCGCAGCTCGTGCGACTCGCTGGCCACCACCAGCAAGGACGCCATCGACAAGGTGAATGCCTATGTCGGGGCGTTCAACGGGGGCAAGGGCACCGGCCCGTTCGAAGGCCCGGCCGTCGAAGCGCTCAACAACAGCGCCTCGACGGTGAGCAACAATTTCAACGATGCGCTGTCGTCGCAGCTGAAGGATGCGTTCAACGCGTACATCGACGCGGCGCATGGGGTGGCGAACGCGATCGGCACCCACGCGGGGACCGGCGAATTCAACCGTCGGGTCGATCAACTCAACGACACCAAGACCAAGGCGCTGAAACTCTGCCTGGCGTCCTTCTGAGGCGGAGTGTGAACGAGCTTCTGGCTGTGCGACGATAATCCCCAATCGCATGGCGCGCAGGGTTGTGTTGTCGAAGGAGGTCCACGGTGGTCGCGGCGGATGACGCCTCGAACTACGCTCGCAAACTGGGCGTCCAACGAGATCAGGTTGTCCAGGAGTTTGGCTGGGACGAGGACACCGACGACGACATCCGCGCCGCGGTCGAGGAAGCCTGTGGATCGGAGCTGCTCGACGAAGACACCGACGAGGTGGTTGACGTCGTGCTGCTCTGGTGGCGAGACGGCGACGGCGACCTGGTGGACACCCTGATGGACGCCATCAGCCCGTTGGCCGAGGACGGCGTGATCTGGGTGCTGACGCCCAAGACCGGCAAGCCCGGCCATGTGCTGCCCGCCGAGATCGCCGAGGCGGCTCCGACGGCCGGCCTGATGCCGACGTCGTCGGTCAACCTGGGGGACTGGAGCGCCAGCCGGCTGGTGCAACCGAAGTCGCGCGCCGGGAAGCGGTAATGCTGACCGTCGGGACGACGGCCCCCGATTTCACTCTGCGCGACCAGAACCAGCAGCGCGTCACCCTGAGCGCCTATCGCGGCGCCAAGAACGTTCTGCTGGTGTTCTTTCCGCTGGCCTTCACCGGGATCTGCCAGGGCGAGCTGGACCTGCTGCGCGATCACCTGCCCGAATTCGAAAACGACGACAGCGTGACGCTGGCGATCTCGGTGGGTCCGCCGCCGACGCACAAGATCTGGTCCATCGAAAGCGGGTTCACGTTTCCGGTGCTGTCGGATTTCTGGCCGCACGGCGAGGTCTGCCAGGCCTATGGCGTGTTCAACGACCAGGCCGGCTATTCGAACCGCGGCACCTTCGTCGTCGACCGGTCCGGGATCATCCAGTTTGCCGAGATGAAAGAGCCCGGTGAGGCTCGCGATCAGCGATTGTGGACCGATGCGCTGGAGGCGTTGCGGGCCTGAGGGTTTCGACTGCTACTCGGCAGCGGCTGCCAGAGCGTCCATGAGTGCGTCGACATTGAGTTGGGGTTGGATCGCGGCGGTTCCCGCCAGGCCCGGTGCGCTGGTTGCCATGGCCGCCGGTGCCGCAGCCAACGCGCTCGACGAGCTGGGCACAACGGGAGTGAAGACGGAGCCGGTAGTGATAGTGCCGCTGTTGATGGCGGTGACGAGGCCGGTGCTGGCGTCGATGGTGACTTCGACACCGGCGCCGGCGGTGACGGAGCCGCTGGGGATGGTGAACCCGGCGCCTCCTACCCAGGGCGGGTATGCGGTAAAGGTGCCACTCAGGAACGTGAAGCCGTAGGACTCCCTGAGCAACGGAGTTGCGTAGCTGCCGAAGATCTGTCCTTGGTACGACCAGGTGACGTAGCTGTCGGCTGTGAACGCGGCGCCAACACTGGCGTTGACGGGGTTGCCGGGGGTGACGGTGAAGGTCACGCCGGGTTCGATGGTGGCGCCGCCGGGTGCGATGTTGGCGGTGCTGCCGGGGGGCAGGGGCGGGTCGACGAGGTTGGCCTGCTGAGTGGCGAGGCTCTGGGTCATTTGGGTCAGGGATTGGGTGCGGGCGCTGGTGGTGTCGGCGGTGGTCTGGGCCACCGAGGTGGCCTGGTCGGTCTGACCATTCGGGTTGGTGGTCTGCGGCGGTTCGTCGAACGACTGCAGCGTGCTGGCCGTTTCGGCTTCGGTGGCGTAGCCGTACATGGCGGCGGCGTCTTGGACCCACATCGCCATGTATTCGGCTTCGGTGGCCGCGATCGCGGCGGTGTTTTGCCCGAAGAAGTTGGTGGCGATCAGCGCCAGCAACTGGGCGCGGTTCGACGCGATCAGCGGTGGGGGCACCGTCATCGCAAACGCGGCCTCATACGCCGCGGCCGCCGCATAGGCCTGGGCGGCGGTGATGCCGGCTTGGGCGCCCGCGGCTTGTAGCCACGCCACGTAGGGTGCGGCCGCGCCGGACATGGCCATCGACGACGGCCCGAGCCAGGTCAGACCGGTCAGGTCCGACACCGACGCGGAGTAGCCGGCCGCCGAGGATTCGAGCTCGGCAGCCACCTCATCCCAGGCCACCGCGGCGGCCAGCAGCGGCCCTGATCCCGGACCGGCATACATCAGCCCCGAATTGACCTCCGGGGGCAACAACCCAAAATCCTTCACATCTTGCTTCCGTCACAACATCGCCAACGCGTTCGCCGACCATCGTTTACCGAAACGACGACGGTTCGTTCCGGGACGGACTACTGCACTTTTCGCCCGTATCAGCGAAGGACTACTGCATTCATGAACGGCCGCAGGCTGGACGTTTTGGGTGGCGGGCCCGCGCCAGGTAACCTGCTGCGGGCGTAGAGGGCGCGTAGCTCAGTGGTAGAGCTCTGGTTTTACACACCAGCGGTCGGCGGTTCGATACCGTCCGCGCCCACCATTGATGAGGTGACGGCACACCTCGCCGGGTAACCCACGTATCCCCAGCCAGAGAGCCGGAAATCTGTGCAAAGCTGCTGCCGCCATTCGACGGTTAGCATGGGTTTTTAAGCGGCCATCGCGGCGGGAAGCGGAAGGGCGCCGTCACGACGAAGGTGCAAATATGCCATCTGAACATGCGCCGCCCCCGCCCAAATCGGCGCCGGGATGGTACCCCGATCCCGCCGGGGTAGGCCACGGGTTGCAACGGTACTTCGACGGCCGCAACTGGACCAGCGAGTGGGCTTTCGCGACAGACTCCACGGAGCCGCAGAAGAAAGGTATATCGGGAAAGGCGACCCTGGCCCTGGCGGCACTCAGCACGCTCGTTCTTCTCATCATCGTCGGCAAGAGCTGGGGTTTCGACGCAAAGAATGACAGCCAATCGACGTCGGGAAGCAGTCCGACCACGGCGGGACCCTCGACACTGACCGAGGCGGCGCCACCGACACCGACCGGCCCCAAGAAGCCGGACGGCGTAGCCTTCGCCACTGCTCCAGGCCCCAACGGCGACGTCGTCAACGCGCGATTCGCGATTCGTGACAACTACACCGAGACGATGATCAAAGACGGTGCGCGGCTCGACACCATCGACATTCTCAGGTACGCAAGAGCGACCTACCCCGACGCTTCCGCGGTGAACGTTCAGGGCACCTTCCCGATGACCGACCCGTACGGCAATACCTCGACTCAGGTTGCCATCGACCTCACGTATTCACGAGAAACGTTGAACAAGATCAACTTCGATGGCGTGAGCAAAATCAGCATCTGGGAGATCCGCGATTCCGGCTCCGTTCTTGCGGCCTTTGAGCCCTAGCCGATGAAGGTCGCGCTTGGTGCGCTCGTCGGATGTCTGCTCGCGACAACGCTCGTCGGGTGTTCGTCCACGCGACCGTGGTGGACCGGGCTCAAGCCGGCCGAGTCTGGCTCCTGCCCGACGGTGGCGCCGCCGGCGGGCGCCGCGGGCAGGGTCACTTTCGACCCATCCCAGCTCGTCGCCGGGGACGCCGCTAACCCGGACGTTCGGGGCGTGATGGGCGCCATCGTGGCATTGCACCAGTCCTGGATCGGCGCCGATGCGGACGCATACGTCGATCGCGTCACGTCGGACGTGACGCGTCTGACCTCGTGGTCCGGCGGTATCCAGTCCGGCCCGCAAGAGGTGGCGCGGGGGCTGCCCGACGAGTGGGGCTTCCTCGAGCTCGCCCCCGACGGTCACACGCGCTCGGCGAATATCACCATCCGTCGCGCCGAGGTGGCCGTCCGCGGCGAAACCGCCACGGCGCTCTATTGGGCCGATTTGGTTTCCGGCGAGACGACGAGCATCCACCACCATGTCAGCGATTGGGCCTATGGCAACCGCGGTCTGATC encodes:
- a CDS encoding DUF3052 domain-containing protein translates to MVAADDASNYARKLGVQRDQVVQEFGWDEDTDDDIRAAVEEACGSELLDEDTDEVVDVVLLWWRDGDGDLVDTLMDAISPLAEDGVIWVLTPKTGKPGHVLPAEIAEAAPTAGLMPTSSVNLGDWSASRLVQPKSRAGKR
- a CDS encoding PPE family protein, which produces MYAGPGSGPLLAAAVAWDEVAAELESSAAGYSASVSDLTGLTWLGPSSMAMSGAAAPYVAWLQAAGAQAGITAAQAYAAAAAYEAAFAMTVPPPLIASNRAQLLALIATNFFGQNTAAIAATEAEYMAMWVQDAAAMYGYATEAETASTLQSFDEPPQTTNPNGQTDQATSVAQTTADTTSARTQSLTQMTQSLATQQANLVDPPLPPGSTANIAPGGATIEPGVTFTVTPGNPVNASVGAAFTADSYVTWSYQGQIFGSYATPLLRESYGFTFLSGTFTAYPPWVGGAGFTIPSGSVTAGAGVEVTIDASTGLVTAINSGTITTGSVFTPVVPSSSSALAAAPAAMATSAPGLAGTAAIQPQLNVDALMDALAAAAE
- a CDS encoding DUF2510 domain-containing protein; the protein is MPSEHAPPPPKSAPGWYPDPAGVGHGLQRYFDGRNWTSEWAFATDSTEPQKKGISGKATLALAALSTLVLLIIVGKSWGFDAKNDSQSTSGSSPTTAGPSTLTEAAPPTPTGPKKPDGVAFATAPGPNGDVVNARFAIRDNYTETMIKDGARLDTIDILRYARATYPDASAVNVQGTFPMTDPYGNTSTQVAIDLTYSRETLNKINFDGVSKISIWEIRDSGSVLAAFEP
- a CDS encoding peroxiredoxin, which encodes MLTVGTTAPDFTLRDQNQQRVTLSAYRGAKNVLLVFFPLAFTGICQGELDLLRDHLPEFENDDSVTLAISVGPPPTHKIWSIESGFTFPVLSDFWPHGEVCQAYGVFNDQAGYSNRGTFVVDRSGIIQFAEMKEPGEARDQRLWTDALEALRA
- the acpM gene encoding meromycolate extension acyl carrier protein AcpM, with product MSVSQEEIIAGIAEIIEEVTGIEPSEVTPEKSFVDDLDIDSLSMVEIAVQTEDKYGVKIPDEDLAGLRTVGDVVSYIQKLEEENPEAAEALRSKLVAENPDAAANVQARLEADSK
- a CDS encoding PucR family transcriptional regulator is translated as MNDNPFAGPFAKHPRSPLETLDTVPESVLRRLKQYSGRLATEAVTAMGERLPFFAELEASQRASVALVVQTAVVNFVEWMQDPHSNVSYTAQAFELVPQELTRRIALRHSVDMVRVTMEFFEEVVPLLARSEEQLTALTVGILKYSRDLAFSFASAYADAAEARGSWDSRMEASVVDAVVRGDTGPELLSRAAALNWDTTAPATVVVGTPVSSRDNTNGEIASERASQIVRDTAAHHGRAALTDVHGTWLVAIVSGHLSPTDKFLGDLLSAFSAGPVVIGPTAPMLTAAYHSASEAISGMNAAAGWAGAPRPVHARELLPERALMGDASAIVALHTDVMGPLADAGPTLIETLDAYLDCGGAIEACARKLFVHPNTVRYRLKRITDFTGRDPTQPRDAYVLRVAATVGQLNYPTNPSSVGNSAITAVPLPVRGGSAASSVR
- a CDS encoding ACP S-malonyltransferase; the protein is MIALLAPGQGSQTEGMLSPWLELPGASEQLTLWSKASGLDLVRLGTTASNEEITDTAVTQPLVVAATLLAHQELTKRGVLGGEDFIVAGHSVGEIAAYAIAGVMGADDAVALAATRGAEMAKACAAEPTGMSAVLGGDETEVLARLEQLDLFPANRNAAGQIVAAGPLTALEKLAEDPPAKARVRALGVAGAFHTKYMASAMDGYAAAAAAIATAEPTATLLSNRDGKPVTTAAAAMEALVAQLIQPVRWDLCTATLASHDVKAIVEFPPAGTLAGIAKRELRGVTVRAVKTPADLDALADI
- the aceE gene encoding pyruvate dehydrogenase (acetyl-transferring), homodimeric type, encoding MTTEFARHDLAKTPSNGSEPDRVRVIRDGVASYLPDIDPEETSEWLESFDALLERSGPARARYLMLRLLERAGEQRVAIPALTSTDYVNTIPTELEPWFPGDEDVERRFRAWIRWNAAIMVHRAQRPGIGVGGHISTYASSAALYEVGFNHFFRGKTHPGGGDQIFIQGHASPGIYARAFLEGRLTADRLDGFRQEHSHPGGGLPSYPHPRLMPDFWEFPTVSMGLGPMNAIYQARFNHYLHDRGIKDTSDQHVWAFLGDGEMDEPESRGLIQVAANEALDNLTFVINCNLQRLDGPVRGNGKIIQELESFFRGAGWNVIKVVWGREWDALLHADRDGALVNLMNTTPDGDYQTYKANDGAYVRDHFFGRDPRTKALVEAMTDSEIWNLKRGGHDYRKVYAAYRAAVDHKGQPTVILAKTIKGYSLGAHFQGRNATHQMKKLAIEDLKYFRDAIRIPISDAQLEEDPYLPPYYHPGPDAPEIRYMLDRRRQLGGFLPERLTKAKVLKLPSRDIYAPLKKGSGHQEVATTMALVRTFKEVMRDKEIGPRIVPIIPDEARTFGMDSWFPSLKIYNRLGQLYTAVDAELMLAYKESEIGQILHEGINEAGSTASFTAAGTSYATHNEPMIPLYIFYSMFGFQRTGDGLWAAADQMARGFVLGATAGRTTLTGEGLQHADGHSLLLAATNPAVVSYDPAFAYEIAYIVESGLARMFGPNPENIYFYITIYNEPYVQPPEPHNLDPEGVLRGIYRYQAASERRTNTAQILASGVAMPSAVKAAEMLAAEWDVAADVWSVTSWGELNRDGLAIQQAQLRHPDKQAGVPYITKTLEGTTGPVIAVSDWMRGVPEQIRPWVPGTYVTLGTDGFGFSDTRPAARRYFNTDAESQVVAVLEALARDGEIDPSVPVAAARQYKIDDVQAAPKQTSDPGVS